A region of Kribbella sp. NBC_01245 DNA encodes the following proteins:
- the ggt gene encoding gamma-glutamyltransferase, with the protein MSSVDPDATAIGLSVLRKGGNAVDAAVATAAALGVTEPYSAGIGGGGYFVYYDAKTRKVQTLDGRETAPAAMPHDAFINPATGTPYRFTPELVTSGVSVGVPGTPATWQSALDRWGTLSLGKALAPAAKLAANGFVVDKTFRSQTLDNATRFAAIVPTAKLFLPNGDAPLVGSTFKNPELAKTYELIGRKGLAAFYTGPLAQEMQNVVQNPPKTPGTTLPVMPGHLTTADLAAYKLLKQDPTKVSYRGLDVYGMAPSSSGGTTVGEALNILATKELSKETTTQALHLYLESSALAFADRAAYVGDPAFTNVPTKELLSKGFGAERACLIDPEKAAVKPVLAGSPDGSYTPCEAGTIADDRPDNEGLSTTHLTTADRWGNVVAYTLTIEQTGGSGITVPGRGFLLNNELTDFSTVYNPTDPNRIEPLKRPRSSMSPTIVLKHGKPFLALGSPGGSTIITTVLQTLTNRVDRGMSLPKSIAAPRASQRNTPNVTAEPAFIEAYDAGLKPLGHNLVLAGDALTSAAEIGAATAIEFLPYGAFVAAAEPSRRGGGAAGTVHQIWSE; encoded by the coding sequence GTGAGTTCGGTAGACCCGGATGCGACAGCCATTGGGCTGTCTGTGCTGCGTAAGGGCGGTAACGCGGTAGACGCCGCCGTGGCGACTGCTGCCGCCCTAGGCGTTACTGAGCCCTACTCGGCCGGTATCGGTGGTGGTGGCTATTTCGTCTACTACGACGCGAAGACCCGCAAGGTGCAAACGCTCGACGGGCGGGAGACGGCCCCGGCCGCGATGCCGCACGACGCGTTCATCAACCCGGCGACCGGAACGCCGTACAGGTTCACCCCCGAACTGGTGACGTCGGGCGTCTCGGTCGGCGTACCGGGCACGCCTGCGACCTGGCAGTCGGCGCTGGACCGCTGGGGCACGCTCTCGCTCGGCAAGGCGCTCGCGCCCGCGGCGAAGCTGGCGGCGAACGGCTTCGTGGTGGACAAGACGTTCCGTAGTCAGACGCTCGACAACGCGACGCGATTCGCCGCGATCGTGCCGACGGCCAAGCTGTTCCTGCCGAACGGCGACGCGCCCTTGGTCGGTTCGACCTTCAAAAACCCGGAACTGGCCAAGACGTACGAGCTCATTGGCCGGAAGGGCCTGGCGGCGTTCTACACCGGTCCGTTGGCCCAGGAGATGCAGAACGTCGTACAGAATCCCCCGAAGACCCCTGGTACGACGCTTCCCGTGATGCCTGGTCACCTCACCACGGCGGACCTCGCGGCGTACAAGCTGTTGAAGCAGGACCCGACCAAGGTCAGCTATAGAGGGCTCGACGTCTACGGCATGGCACCGTCGTCCTCGGGCGGTACGACTGTCGGCGAGGCCCTGAACATCCTGGCGACGAAGGAGCTGTCGAAGGAGACGACCACGCAGGCCTTGCACCTCTACCTCGAGTCGTCGGCTCTGGCCTTCGCGGACCGCGCGGCGTACGTCGGTGACCCGGCCTTCACGAACGTGCCGACCAAGGAGCTGCTGTCCAAGGGATTCGGCGCCGAACGGGCCTGCCTGATCGACCCGGAAAAGGCGGCGGTCAAACCCGTCCTGGCCGGTTCGCCGGACGGGTCGTACACCCCGTGTGAGGCCGGAACGATCGCGGACGACCGGCCGGATAACGAAGGCCTGTCGACCACACACCTGACCACGGCCGACCGCTGGGGCAACGTGGTGGCCTACACGCTGACGATCGAGCAGACCGGCGGTTCGGGTATCACCGTGCCGGGCCGCGGCTTCCTGCTGAACAACGAGCTGACCGACTTCTCCACGGTCTACAACCCGACCGACCCGAACCGGATCGAGCCGTTGAAGCGGCCGCGCTCCTCGATGTCGCCGACGATCGTGCTCAAACACGGCAAGCCGTTCCTCGCGCTCGGTTCGCCGGGTGGTTCGACCATCATCACGACCGTGCTGCAGACCCTCACCAACCGGGTCGATCGCGGTATGAGCCTGCCGAAGTCCATCGCCGCACCCCGCGCCTCGCAACGCAACACCCCGAACGTGACGGCCGAACCGGCGTTCATCGAGGCGTACGACGCCGGGCTCAAACCGCTCGGGCACAACCTCGTACTCGCGGGCGACGCGCTGACCTCGGCGGCCGAGATCGGCGCCGCGACGGCCATCGAGTTCCTGCCGTACGGCGCATTCGTGGCCGCCGCCGAACCGTCGCGTCGCGGGGGAGGGGCTGCCGGGACGGTCCACCAGATCTGGTCGGAGTAA